In a single window of the Streptomyces sp. CGMCC 4.7035 genome:
- a CDS encoding RICIN domain-containing protein, whose translation MSRVRVLRGLWAAALALLALLAQSLATAGAAWAVPAERQASAAALYVAPGAAPGGNGTAEQPFATIDQAQQPAHRLSADADVVVYLAGGTYRLSKPLTFGSGDGGQNGHTITYQAMSGQQPVVSGAQQVSGWQVHDQNNNIWSVHVGTGVNTRQLYVNGKEAPRAAIQVPRSGLTFTQAGLTITDSSLDYLAGLSDQNHMEVESLNSFTDRYAPVQSINGRTITMQQPAWNNNSWGYDTINAPFAGGTMYLENNYAFLKQAGQWYLDSSAGDLYYRAQPGQNPNSLDVQLPRLQSLLGISGSYSSPATGLGFTGIRFTGTSWLGPSGPDGYADQQSGAHITGSYAMPANWLSTCKSGCTQFEATRNHWAQMPAAVQVSAATGIAFSGNTFSELGQAGLGVGNDGVATASGIGLGANGVTITGNTFTDIAGSGIQVGGIQPDAHHPGNAQMTNQNIVISNNRVSGVGTDYKETAGILSTYVANATITHNQCDHLPYDGIDIGWGWGINDPGGSQDYVNRGTYTYQPVYSTPTTLKNNTVSHNLVFDIKNAMFDGGSIYNLSASPGSVISDNYMYDNHHTTALYLDEGSRYLKVSNNVVQDAGNWALTNANGNNHTDDSTFSGNWYNGGNTYVATGPPHNNVLTGNVLVSGTNWPQGAKQVIQQAGVQSPGDGFPTGYHQLVIGSDSLCLDVYGNSGSAGAAIDQWTCNGQSNQQFEFMPVSGGYGQLRAQNSGHVVAVSGGSTAAGTPDIVQQAPDGTAGSLWLPVRQSDGSYAFQNKNSGLCLDVYGGGSNLGQQLDQWPCKNTAGSNQDFTPR comes from the coding sequence ATGTCCAGAGTCAGAGTGCTCCGCGGCCTCTGGGCCGCCGCCTTGGCTTTGCTCGCCCTACTGGCCCAGAGCCTGGCCACGGCCGGGGCCGCGTGGGCCGTACCTGCCGAGCGCCAGGCGTCGGCCGCCGCCCTGTACGTGGCGCCGGGTGCGGCTCCCGGCGGGAACGGCACCGCAGAGCAGCCGTTCGCAACGATCGACCAGGCGCAGCAGCCCGCGCACCGGCTCTCGGCCGATGCGGACGTCGTGGTCTACCTGGCCGGTGGCACCTACCGGCTGTCCAAGCCGCTGACCTTCGGCTCCGGCGACGGCGGCCAGAACGGCCACACCATCACCTACCAGGCCATGTCCGGGCAGCAGCCGGTCGTGAGCGGCGCCCAGCAGGTGTCAGGTTGGCAGGTACATGATCAAAACAACAACATCTGGTCGGTCCATGTCGGCACCGGCGTGAACACGCGTCAGTTGTACGTGAACGGCAAGGAGGCACCGCGGGCTGCGATCCAGGTGCCCCGCTCCGGCCTCACCTTCACGCAGGCCGGCCTGACCATCACCGACTCTTCCTTGGACTACCTGGCCGGCCTTTCGGACCAGAACCACATGGAAGTCGAGAGCCTCAACTCCTTCACCGACCGCTATGCGCCGGTCCAGTCGATCAACGGCAGGACCATCACCATGCAGCAGCCCGCGTGGAACAACAACTCCTGGGGCTACGACACCATCAACGCGCCGTTCGCCGGCGGGACGATGTATCTCGAGAACAACTACGCGTTCCTCAAACAGGCCGGACAGTGGTACCTCGACTCGTCCGCCGGCGACCTCTACTACCGGGCCCAGCCGGGGCAGAACCCGAACAGCCTTGACGTCCAACTGCCCCGGTTGCAGAGCCTCCTCGGCATCAGCGGGAGCTACAGCTCACCGGCGACCGGCCTGGGATTCACGGGCATCCGGTTCACGGGGACCTCCTGGCTCGGCCCGAGCGGACCCGACGGATACGCGGACCAGCAGAGTGGCGCGCACATCACCGGTTCCTACGCGATGCCCGCCAACTGGCTGAGCACCTGCAAGTCGGGGTGCACGCAGTTCGAGGCCACCCGTAACCACTGGGCGCAGATGCCCGCGGCCGTCCAGGTCTCCGCCGCCACCGGCATCGCGTTCTCCGGCAACACGTTCTCCGAACTCGGGCAGGCCGGACTGGGCGTGGGCAACGACGGTGTCGCCACGGCCTCCGGCATCGGACTCGGTGCCAACGGCGTCACCATCACCGGCAACACGTTCACCGACATCGCCGGCAGCGGCATCCAGGTCGGCGGGATCCAGCCGGACGCGCACCACCCCGGCAACGCGCAGATGACCAACCAGAACATCGTCATCAGCAACAACCGGGTCAGCGGGGTGGGCACCGACTACAAGGAGACCGCAGGCATCCTGTCCACCTACGTCGCCAATGCGACGATCACCCACAACCAGTGCGACCACCTGCCCTACGACGGGATCGACATCGGCTGGGGCTGGGGAATCAACGACCCGGGCGGCAGCCAGGACTACGTCAACCGGGGCACGTACACCTACCAGCCTGTCTACAGCACTCCCACGACGCTGAAGAACAACACCGTCTCCCACAACCTGGTCTTCGACATCAAGAACGCGATGTTCGACGGCGGCAGCATCTACAACCTGTCCGCGAGCCCAGGCTCGGTGATCTCCGACAACTACATGTACGACAACCACCACACCACCGCGCTGTACCTCGACGAGGGCTCCCGGTACCTGAAGGTGTCCAACAATGTGGTGCAGGACGCCGGTAACTGGGCGCTCACCAACGCCAACGGAAATAACCACACCGACGACAGCACCTTCTCCGGCAACTGGTACAACGGCGGCAACACGTACGTGGCCACCGGTCCTCCACACAACAACGTCCTCACCGGCAACGTCCTGGTCAGCGGCACCAACTGGCCGCAGGGTGCCAAACAGGTCATCCAGCAGGCAGGCGTCCAGTCGCCGGGCGACGGCTTCCCCACCGGGTACCACCAGCTGGTGATCGGCAGCGACAGCCTGTGCCTGGACGTGTACGGCAACTCCGGCAGCGCGGGCGCCGCGATCGACCAGTGGACCTGCAACGGGCAGAGCAACCAGCAGTTCGAGTTCATGCCGGTCTCGGGCGGCTATGGGCAACTGCGGGCGCAGAACTCCGGACACGTCGTGGCGGTGTCGGGCGGCTCCACGGCCGCTGGTACGCCCGACATCGTGCAGCAGGCCCCGGACGGAACGGCCGGCAGTCTGTGGCTGCCGGTACGACAGTCCGACGGCTCGTACGCCTTCCAGAACAAGAACAGCGGCCTGTGCCTTGACGTCTACGGCGGCGGCAGCAACCTCGGCCAGCAGCTCGACCAGTGGCCCTGCAAGAACACGGCCGGCAGCAACCAGGACTTCACCCCCCGCTGA
- a CDS encoding arabinofuranosidase catalytic domain-containing protein, whose translation MGTIRTRRHPLSGRGGVQRLLAAVRRRGRPDNVPDRARVPLPARSPGSRSKAFARAGAAAVLVAGALAGATATAGMARADTSGPCDIYAAGGTPCVAAHSTTRALYASYNGPLYQVRRASDNTTRNIGVLSAGGYADAAAQDSFCSGTTCLITIIYDQSGRGNNLTQAPGGGAAGGPDNLANATAAPTTVGGHKAYGVFVAPGTGYRNNHTNGIATGDNPEGMYAIFDGTHYNGGCCFDYGNAETDSNDDGNGTMEAIYFGNIKVWGYGSGNGPWIMADLENGLFSGVNQHYNAGDPTIDYRYTTAIIKGGPNHWAIRGGNAQSGGLSTFYDGPRPGVPGYNPMRKQGAIILGIGGDNSKGAQGTFYEGVMTSGYPSDATENAVQANITAAGYSNSSSGTGTGALHAVGAGKCLDVPNSSTTAGTQLQIWDCNGAANQTWTRTSSGQLTVYSGSSRMCLDAYNKQTSAGTKVVTWPCNGGANQQWQLNSDGTVTGTQSGLCLDVTGASTANGALAELWPCNGQSNQQWSLN comes from the coding sequence GCCGGACAATGTGCCGGACCGGGCACGCGTCCCTCTGCCGGCGCGTTCGCCCGGCTCCCGGTCGAAAGCGTTCGCCCGTGCGGGGGCCGCAGCCGTGCTCGTCGCCGGCGCACTGGCCGGCGCCACGGCCACGGCGGGTATGGCCCGTGCCGACACGTCCGGGCCGTGCGACATCTACGCGGCAGGCGGTACACCTTGTGTGGCGGCGCACAGTACGACGCGAGCCTTGTACGCCTCGTACAACGGGCCGCTCTACCAGGTCCGGCGTGCCTCGGACAACACCACCCGGAACATCGGCGTCCTGAGCGCGGGCGGATACGCCGACGCCGCCGCCCAGGACTCGTTCTGCTCGGGGACGACCTGCCTCATCACGATCATCTACGACCAGTCCGGGCGCGGCAACAACCTCACCCAGGCGCCCGGGGGCGGTGCCGCGGGCGGCCCCGACAACCTCGCGAACGCGACCGCCGCGCCCACCACGGTGGGAGGTCACAAGGCCTACGGAGTTTTCGTGGCGCCCGGCACGGGTTACCGCAACAACCACACCAACGGCATCGCGACCGGGGACAACCCCGAGGGCATGTACGCGATCTTCGACGGCACGCACTACAACGGCGGCTGCTGCTTCGACTACGGCAACGCCGAGACGGACAGCAACGACGATGGCAACGGCACCATGGAGGCCATCTACTTCGGCAACATCAAGGTCTGGGGCTACGGTTCGGGCAACGGCCCATGGATCATGGCCGACCTGGAGAACGGTCTGTTCTCCGGAGTGAACCAGCACTACAACGCGGGCGACCCGACCATCGACTACCGGTATACAACCGCCATCATCAAGGGCGGCCCGAACCACTGGGCGATCCGTGGGGGCAACGCGCAGTCCGGCGGCCTGTCCACCTTCTACGACGGACCGCGTCCAGGCGTCCCGGGCTACAACCCGATGCGGAAGCAGGGTGCCATCATCCTGGGCATCGGCGGCGACAACAGCAAGGGCGCCCAAGGCACCTTCTACGAGGGCGTGATGACCTCCGGCTACCCGTCGGACGCCACCGAGAACGCGGTTCAGGCCAACATCACCGCGGCCGGATACAGCAACTCCTCCAGCGGGACGGGTACCGGTGCGTTGCACGCGGTGGGCGCGGGCAAGTGCCTGGATGTGCCGAACTCGTCCACCACGGCCGGTACCCAGCTGCAGATCTGGGACTGCAATGGCGCCGCCAACCAGACCTGGACCCGCACGTCCTCGGGCCAGCTGACCGTCTACAGCGGCAGCAGCCGGATGTGCCTGGACGCGTACAACAAACAGACGTCCGCCGGCACCAAGGTGGTGACCTGGCCGTGCAACGGCGGTGCCAACCAGCAGTGGCAGCTGAACTCCGACGGCACCGTCACCGGCACCCAGTCCGGACTCTGCCTCGACGTCACTGGCGCCTCCACGGCCAACGGCGCCCTGGCCGAACTCTGGCCGTGCAACGGTCAATCCAACCAGCAATGGAGTCTCAACTGA